The sequence TGctgtttcatactgaagtccgatggctttcGCGGGGATAAGTGTTTGCTCGGTTTAACGAACTGCGTGACGAAATAGGAtactttttatctgaatgccattttgaattTGCACACAAATTAAAAGTCAAATGCTGGAAACAGAAAGTGGATTACCTTTCGGACGTATTtacctatctaaatgaagtgaatgctacaatgcagggtaccagggtaacgtacttTGAAGGTCAGAGTAAAACggaagcgcttcaacgtaagataaaactttggggtgaatatatacttatggaagaacttgattgctttgaaaatttcagtgtttttttttttttttttttacttacgtaTGAAATTTCCTTAATTGAAGATGCAAAAgattcagtcttgcagcacatatctgatttgtgcaCAACTATTGGGGAGTACTTTCTTCCTCATTTAGAAACATTTCTGTGGTTTCAAAAttcctttgttgactctgcaaatacctacgatttgcctttgaaagagaaagaacagcatataaaaatttcaactgattatacactaaaaacaaaatttcagcaggaagaaattacacagttTTAAATTCAAATAGCCATGGAATACTCTGAAATAAGAAACAGAGTATTAAGTATTTTACCTTACCCCTTGTTAATGTTGACATTCATGATTTTTACACAGgtcttaaaaacataaatgtcaTCGAACAACGTATTTATAGTTATGTGTGTGATATACCATAATTAAATAACGGGTAATTTAAGATCGGTATTTTTGTGGTAAACTCAGATTTTTAAACATAAAGGAAAATGAGAAAGCGACAAGAAATGTCAGTTTGAATTATctctaaagctacacgagggctatctgagataACCTATTTCAGTAGTAAAAgcctagagggtttgtttgtttccgaatttcgcgcatagctacataagggctgtttgtgctagccatccctaatttagtagtgtaagactagaaagaagtcagctagtcatcaccactcaccgtcaactcttgggctactattttacaaacgaatagtaggattgaccattacattataacgccttcattgctaaaagggcgagcatgtttggtgtgaaggggattcgaacccgcgaccctcagagtacgggTCAATCTACTtcaccacctgaccatgccggacaagactagagaaaaggcaattGTCATCACCTCTAGCTGCTAATTCTTTGGCTAttcgtttaccaacgaacaacgaattgtggaattcaccgtgacattataacaccctcacgatCGACTGGGCGAGTATGGTTGGTGGGACGGGGATATGAATccacgacccttagattgtgAAACTAGCACCCTATCCAAAACATTATAGAAATTATCACAGCTCTTTTTATATGACGGCAAACAAATACGTAATTCGAAATGTATTTTAgtgttgattttatatatatcGTGGAAAAATACGTTTAATAATAGCATTCAACCAAATCAGTCTTAGTCAGTTCATAGTAGTTTTATTGAATAACATACAATTTTACAAGTAGTAACATTTCATACTTGAACTGACAAGCGACATTACAACATTGATTTCATTTGCGTTCATTAACTGAATGAGAGTAATTTCTATAAGCAAGCTTGAACTCTTCAGATCACtgaaagttattttgaataatataattgTTAACAATATGAccagaatataaatttaaatatatcttgGGAAGACTTAAAGAATTCGattagttttttaattaattcaatagaaatattaaatcacGCTTTGCTGGGTGAATTACTTAACTTTATAACTTAcgcatttatttcatttttatgtacctttatgttttaaattaagcttCTATGTTTATCGTgcatttggaagaaaaaaaacgtaagatatattgaaaaaatgtatcaccatatttttctgttaacttGTTGTGTCACATTATAAATAGACTTTGTAATGATATTAATAAGGCAATGTAATACCTTAcggttttcttttccttttattcTAGTTTGTCTTTTTAGAACTATAAATCAATGTTGAAGTTATGAGATTAACACctctgatttttttaaatgtaataaaaaatccTTTTCTTTAGTGTATTTATTCTACAATCCTAAAATGTGATTTCTAATATTTTCGTATACCTTTCAAAGTCGAAATTCAtagttacaataaatttattgttcatatcttaatttaataactaatataaaataaacgatAAAAATATCTAAGCACGTGATCATTTACAATGTTCTGATtggattatttatattttgcacCACACCACTTAAGCTTGAAATCAGTGGACTCCAGCTGATGTGatctattaattaatatatgtttcaaCAAGTAATGTTATGTGAATTGTTAGacaagtttttgttattgttttcctgtgcgtgtgtgttttatGTTCACTAAAGATACTCCTaaataaacagtacaaaaatGACTTCGTAAAGTTTACAATATAACCCAAACTTTGCCCAAAGTGAGATATGTATTTTCGTATTATacattgttaattaaaaaaacaaacttacattcgtgaaataaaagaaaatttacagCATTAATTAAGTGAAAGATGAAATATCCGCTTTACAAGTTTTGTATCTTTGGTTCTGTTATGTTACCATTATGACCACACTACATAGTACCTTAGGATCATCGCTTTAAATCTATTCAAGCAAGTTTGATAGGTCACTGCAATGctcatgttgtatttatttgtggTCAAATTGGTTTACTTCGTCAACTTTCACAACATGCGCATTGCAGTGACTTATCAAACTTGCTTGAATAGATTTAAAGCGATGATCCTAAGGTACTATGTGGTGTGGTCATAATGGTATCATAACATAGTCGTCTTATCAAGCTGAAAAGTGGCTTTTTAAATACCAGACGTACAAGCCCTTAGGACCTCACTATGGCTAAATCTTTGTGGTACGTAACAACAGcactaaataaaaagaaaagtttattttttgtgttaaatgGACACTTCcaaactgtgtttatttagttaGCGCTTATTTAATGACAAGtttatataaagtaaagaaaacgGAAACTGGATTTAAGGTCTTAAAATCCAcaaaatttaattgtttctttgcTAGTCAAGACAATCATATACTCTACTGAGCTCTTTTTGCATTATGCAATACAACCGTATTCAAAAGTCTCGATATTCATGTAACTATCAGCAACTCCTTTTTTAAAGTACGTCCGTGAGTTAGATTGTAACGTTTAATAACAATAGTCTCTGTATGAGCTGGCTAAGATGTCATCAATTGAAATACATAACAAGTTATTTTCTCAAACTGGAATTATCCCGAGAAAAATACACACTTAACTTACTGTGCATAAAACACCTGTTAGTTTGTATGGAATGAACATTTGATAattcactatgtaacacaaattttgttcctggatagtatgtgttatttcttaattgcttatgctataaaagtacagaaaatgtccattattcccttcaaaccttgcttttgtaacctggataatgaaatttaaaataaacctattttatatgtaaaacggGCACATTTGCacgttttcatttaaaaaaggttggaataaaacaacacaggaatcaagatttacatgtatttatactaaagttatacaaacatgaacataaatgtttaaaagtgagtagttttttcgagatttgcgactgtaatgtgaatcactttcatgtatcagcccccaaatatagtctcccatcatctcaaagaaaagcaaagtttaaagagaaaaataggtcttttccatttgctttcggcataagcaattaggaaataacactttctgccctggaacaagaaaaagtaaaaattttgttacatagggACATTGAGTTGACAACATCGTACTAAGTTTAACATTACATACCTTTTGTGCCTTTAGTGTGTGTGGAAGATACCCAACCAGTGACTCTTGGAATTAAAGTGTAAGAAATAGATTGTAAAACAAATCCACTATTTACACATGTGTAAATACAACATAGACATTTACAGAGctctaaattataatataaactcggttttttcaaatatttgtcaaATTTAAAATCCTTTGTTACACTATAAACGTTAAGTGGTTTATCTGAAACTTCAGTGCCACCAGCAGTAGTTATCTAAGTGATACAAGAACTTTGGGAGAAAATATCACGTACAcgaatatatacatttatatatatgttacttcacaaacaagttctttaatatttaaaaaagaaataactcATTCACTacttcttataaaacaaaaacaacctcaACGACTGGTATAATTTTTTaagaacaataatattaaatcaaCACGAATTTCATTCTTGTTTTTAACTTGTTTACTCAACGAATCGTTCTGTGTCGATTGAGCTGGTGTTCCAATTCACtgaactttattttgttattaccaTCACAGGAACTGGCGACTTTACTCACGCCTAAAGTTATACACTGCCTCAACTTACGGCAAGAGGCGGCAGTAAGAAGCTTTTGTCTCTCCATTGGTTAAAAAGGTTTGTTAATTAtagcttaaaatatttcaaaatattacttttgatTTAAGTTTTCAAAACATATCTACCGAAACATATTGAATTTCTCCACAGATCCTGTAGTTGTTTTAAAGATTGGATTTGTATATTGATAAAAGTAAATTAGTTTGGGAGAATGTACTGACAGTCTATCCCAAATAATTTACAACTGTCCATTCCTTCAATTTCATCTGTGTACGTGGCAACTACTAAGGCTTAATCGCTTATAGCGACAACAGGTCAAAGACACTTTCCAGTCACTTCGAACTTTAAACTTGATGGTCTGATCTGATGTGGATTTccgttttatttcaatatcaccTTATTATAAAGCTGCAGACTCAAAAACTCCTTTCCAAACTGAAACGGAGTATTAAACAGCCGAAACCAGATCTTTTTAGATTTACGAGATATACTTTCTTCAGCATGCTTATTTGCTTATTGATCAAGACGTTGCGAAGACTTTCAAACCCTTTCGCTGATTAGTTCTGCCGCTGGACAGATTCTAGTTCCCGGAGAATCCGTGCTATCAAACTTCATATACATTGACTTGACTACGGGACTTTGGGCTGTGTTAGACTGATTGAAAAAACTCCCATGTTTTGGTTTCAGGTGGCGATTGTTCATTTCCATGTGTACAATCCGCATAAATTCAACCTGTGCTGCTAGTTTCTGGACTTCCTCCttggaaaacaatatttattttaatgtatatttcttATCTATCTATGCCATAGTAACAGTATTTGGTAATTACGACATCATTAAAATCGGAATTTTGAATAATTACTTAATagttaatgaaaacattaaaatctatACATTTTTACAGCTACTCCACGGTAATGCAAAACCTAACtgaataacaaatgttttcatatttttatttaagaaacaaaatgagTTTCTCTCGTTAGTTTGCGcatggtaaatatatatttatacaaagatCTAAAGATTgatttataattcatatttccAAAAAATTTGCATGATACTTTATTTCAGATTTGAGATATTTTAcgataaaatactgaaaatactattatgaataattattaaaatattccgaACACTGAAATCGATTATATTTTTCCTTTACCATACACTCAAGTGTAATATCAAAAAATAGAGAAAacctatttaaaatatatttttgataaagatGTTGTCATAATGTAAATAGTCTTATATTAGTGTATTTGTTGTTTCACATACATATTTCGAAACtttgtgattaaaattattattaatagaatGTGAAACAAAGAACTTATTTTTATGtgctaaaattacataaaatctcACCAGATTTACtaaattcatatttattcatGTGAAAACTACCACAGATTTCTCATGTATTATGTggcttaattttttatatatatttgtttagctCGAGATTACGtggtcagtgtgtgtgtatgttttcttatagcaaagccacatcaggctgtctgctgggtccaccgagggaaatcgaaaccctgattttagcgctgtaaatccgtagatttaccgctgcaCCAACGGGGGACTACGTGGTCAGAATGACGctcatatataaaaaatacattttaattaatttaaaaacgtaAACAAATATGATTACCAAACAAATgctatcaaaatgtttatttcacagttTGAAGTAAAGGTTTATATTGTGTGTCCTTTCGATGGCTCGGTGGTAGATTTTATGGGTTGTAACGCTttaatttggggttcgattctctaCGTGGGtacaacgcagatagcccattctatagctttgtatttaaacaaataaacaaaaaattgtttctcGTTTGCTTCgatgtttaactttaaataattactcgtgtttattaatattattactggtCAATGGATTGTCTACTGTACCTTGAGCTCTTCGTTTTCTTGATACAAATCTGGCGTTTCTTCATGCACTAGTCCTACTCCATTCAGTGAGAAGGATGCTGTTACTCCACGAGCCCGGGCACGATTGTCCCACATATCTCCTTGACCTTTAACTACCCGGTAAAACTAGatggttaaaatttaaaatataattaacgtCTTTAGGTCAGGCAGTGTTTAGTATTTCTGAAGTCATAAGAGCGTTTTTTATgcaaaattaacaaatgttatttcaacTTAAATACCATATCAGTTTTGTGATCTGTTCgttttcattttatgttaattaatatatcacGTATCACTTCAGTATAATATATCAAATCATAATATCATATTACCTTAGGGCCGAAGATAAAAATGATGGTGACTGTTGTACTCAGCTGAATTCTAATAAATCCGAAGAGATATTTTACATCTGGATCAGCATTTGGTAGAATCACTAAACTGGagggaataaaaaaaaacaattattcaacGAACTTCATAAACAAGAAATGTCAACTACGTTGtgtttgaaatatctttaaaatatgacGTAACATGAACTAACGGTTTACGTACTGTATCATAACCATGATAATATTGACGCAGGTAATACTGTAGATGGCCCAACTGATGTGTTTCGCCTCATTGAAGAAGGACTCAGCGTTTCGAACGGAGTAACAAACACGGATCCCCCAAAGCAGAAAAAGGAATTctccttaaaaaaataaaaaaagaagcaTAATTTGAAATGTTACAGGAGAACAGAAGATAAAAAAACTTAGATATTCACTGCAATTCATAGCATTTTTATGTAACTGCCGCCACAAGTTACTTTCGTCTGTTTCAGTTTCTATTAATATagatttacaaaagaatttagaaGATAACTCAGAAAAAATCATTCGTGTACACTTTAGAAACCATCATGACTATTTTGtcatttctattttgtttctaaatttcgcgcacagccacacgagggctatctgcgctagccgtccctaatttagcagtgtaagactaaagggaaggcagctagtcatcaccacccaccgtcaacacgtgggttactattttaccaacgaatagtgggattgatcgttacattataacgcctccacagatgaaagggcgagtatgtttggtgtgacggagattcgaacaggcgaccctcagattacgagtcgaatgccttaaccacctggccatgccgggccctttgtcATTTTTAACAAAGCATAAATTTTACAACTTCAGCTTCTGGAAGAGATTTGAATACAAATAATTGCCTTTAATtactgtgaagaaaaaaaaatcgtggTCGTTATGTGTTTAACTGAATTTATTAATTTACGTAGATCCCtgacaacataaatattttctcttatatttatttgttacttgtGGAATAGattgaagatatttatttttcacaagcctttaaagaaatattttatataaatgttaacatatttcCGTATCATCAAACCCACCTATGGCTAAACTGTGGTCCCACCAGTTATAGTCACACTGGCGAAATTTTAAGTTGAACCAGTCATGGATGTAAATGGCCTCAGAGGGTGAAGAGATAGTCCACGAACCCAGGTAGATTCCCATATTGAAAAGGATAGGGAATAGCCACTGAAGAAGTTGTCTATCTGTTAGTTTCAACTTGTGGGCGGACTTCACACGGTACGTTAAGGATACCCTATAGTAGAAGACATACATTGTTTTACAGAAGTACTAACATACACTGACTGGCCATATCATTATGATCCTCGCCTGACATCAGTATGATAAACTTTGACAGCAAAAAGTAGACAAactttgtcttattttattgtaacCCACTCGTCGAATAGTGTGGCCTGCAATTTGTTCAAAGATGCCAGCGAAAGATGGTAACGTCTAGTATCTTTTTAAATGTACTCATTCGTATTGAAATTCAATTACAATGTTGGTCTATGAAGGTAACTGAAGTCTATATCGTGCTCTTTCTAAttctacagaacacaaactaaaaaTAGCATACCTATCCCTGTGTACTTTTAGTTAATGAAAACTGAAACGAAAACGTCCAAaccaaaaactaaaacatttttgttataaaaaagcTTGTAACTGAGACTGTCTATGGTTTGTATTTGGAAGgcgtttttcaatattttatccaCTGTTACTATTGCAAGAATAATAACTTGATTACACTGTAAGGTAGGTGTGTGTTTCGAAGGtgtaaatagtaataactcaaTGCAATTCGggtgtaaaagaataaaaaatgaagtttGAAATTTCGTCTTGATtttcgcgcaatgttacacgAAGGCAACCTGTGCTAACTGACCATAAATTAGCAGCGTACGTccagagggtaggcagctagttatggctcttgagctacacttttatcaacgaatagtggaaatgatcgtgacattataacgcccccacggctgaaaggccgatgatagtttagtgtgacagggattcgaacgcgtACCCCTCAAAATgggagttgagcgccctaacaacATGGCCATGAAAAAAATGGTTCATATAAAATAATAGGATATTTGTtcgtttcatattttgtgtttactgagcctaaagtgaaatgtaaattaaatCGGTCCTATGGAAAGTgttacttacacacacacaatacattgTCAGAATGACTTGATGCTTCATTGCGTTTTACGCTCAGATAGCATGAGTTTACTGCTACAACATCTCAGAACGAGGCGACACCGAAATGGCGATAATCTTGGATATATTTTCACATGTTTGTGGCCAAATTCGAGAAAAGTTTGCTCtaaaattttttataacaaaaaaaaatccagaaaagtGCCGAAACGA comes from Tachypleus tridentatus isolate NWPU-2018 chromosome 12, ASM421037v1, whole genome shotgun sequence and encodes:
- the LOC143233944 gene encoding putative G-protein coupled receptor CG31760, coding for MLCVVLTITLAYYVHRYRKLKVIKVASPVFLCITLLGCAIMYTEMAAIFPVLDVYSCVATKWTRHMGFCLTYSALLLKTWRVSLTYRVKSAHKLKLTDRQLLQWLFPILFNMGIYLGSWTISSPSEAIYIHDWFNLKFRQCDYNWWDHSLAIGEFLFLLWGIRVCYSVRNAESFFNEAKHISWAIYSITCVNIIMVMIHLVILPNADPDVKYLFGFIRIQLSTTVTIIFIFGPKFYRVVKGQGDMWDNRARARGVTASFSLNGVGLVHEETPDLYQENEELKEEVQKLAAQVEFMRIVHMEMNNRHLKPKHGSFFNQSNTAQSPVVKSMYMKFDSTDSPGTRICPAAELISERV